In Nocardia sputorum, a single genomic region encodes these proteins:
- a CDS encoding PAS and ANTAR domain-containing protein, producing MNESGGRIVDTAEGTVARVVGAGTPQTTGSFRFWFADQRWEWSDEVAAMHGYAPDTVTPTTELLLAHKHPEDRDHVAEAIEKSVRNAEPFCSRHRIIDTAGVPHHVLVLGDTMTDKDGIVVGTAGYYVDLTATIAEERQDLLDGTLPRLFEARALIEQAKGVLMRVYRINADQAFHVLQWRSQETNVKLRDLAAQLIAELDCLPQAPPAVQTAFDHMLLTLHERVPKS from the coding sequence ATGAACGAATCGGGCGGCCGAATCGTGGACACGGCCGAGGGAACGGTGGCCCGGGTGGTGGGCGCCGGGACGCCGCAGACCACGGGAAGCTTCCGGTTCTGGTTCGCCGATCAGCGGTGGGAGTGGTCGGACGAGGTTGCCGCGATGCACGGATACGCGCCCGACACGGTGACGCCGACGACCGAGTTGCTTCTCGCGCACAAGCATCCGGAGGACCGGGATCACGTCGCCGAGGCGATCGAGAAGTCGGTCCGCAACGCCGAACCGTTCTGCAGCCGCCACCGCATCATCGACACCGCCGGTGTGCCGCACCATGTCCTCGTGCTGGGCGACACCATGACCGACAAGGACGGCATCGTGGTCGGCACGGCGGGCTACTACGTCGACCTGACGGCCACCATCGCCGAGGAACGCCAGGATCTGCTCGACGGCACGCTGCCGAGACTGTTCGAGGCGCGCGCGCTGATCGAGCAGGCCAAGGGCGTGCTGATGCGGGTCTACCGGATCAACGCCGACCAGGCGTTCCACGTCCTGCAGTGGCGTTCGCAGGAGACCAACGTCAAATTGCGCGACCTCGCCGCCCAGCTCATCGCCGAACTCGATTGTCTGCCGCAGGCTCCGCCCGCGGTGCAGACCGCCTTCGACCACATGCTGCTCACGCTGCACGAGCGCGTGCCGAAGTCGTGA
- a CDS encoding S1 RNA-binding domain-containing protein, whose translation MSPSESSPQRGWPDFVAAHAQGSVLEAAVVHIAPFGAFLEVAPGIHGLLHRTEWSTEPQIGATLTVRVLDIDAERQRVSLAHAD comes from the coding sequence ATGTCCCCTTCGGAATCATCGCCGCAGCGCGGCTGGCCGGATTTCGTCGCCGCGCACGCGCAGGGCTCCGTGCTCGAGGCTGCCGTCGTCCACATCGCCCCGTTCGGCGCGTTCTTGGAGGTCGCTCCGGGCATTCACGGGTTGCTGCACCGAACCGAGTGGTCTACCGAGCCGCAGATCGGTGCCACTCTGACGGTGCGCGTTCTCGATATCGATGCCGAGAGGCAGCGGGTCTCTCTGGCGCACGCTGACTGA